Within Ovis aries strain OAR_USU_Benz2616 breed Rambouillet chromosome 11, ARS-UI_Ramb_v3.0, whole genome shotgun sequence, the genomic segment TCCGAGCATCCCGGTCGCCACCCggtggaggcagagctgggaccagCGTAGCGCACGGTGCAGCAGGAGCATCGTTACCGAGCCCGAAGCCTTGGCCGAGGGCGGTGGAGCGATCTCAGGCCGCTCCCACGCCACCATCGTCCCCAGGGACGTGTAGTGCGCGGCTTGTGGGCCGTGCACCAGAGCTTCGAGGGCTGTCACTTTGGCGGAGGCCTCGCTTGTGGCGAAGGCAAAGATGGAGCCGAGGGGAGTTAGGAACCTGTGGGTGTGTGATGGTGGGAAGGGTAGGAAGGTTTGTGAGAGGGCGATGGAGCCACCAAGAGGCGGGGACTGGATGAGAGGAGAGAGCTCACTCACCTGACTAGCTCCCTCCATCCTGCCAGGTACTGTGATAATTCCACGTCCCCTTCCGTGTTCAGACTGGCGCGGAACGACCTCATCATATGGCCCAGCATCCCCTGGGGGCCCAGACACTGAGGCTCTTCCCATTCCGGGCCCTCCAGGGGTCCCGACTGTTGCTGGACCTGCAGGTTAGATTTGAGGGCATCGAGATGGGAGCAGAACCCCTAGCTTGCTGGGCTCGCCAAGCAGCCCAGTTGGTCTCTGAAGAAATTATTCCTTAGATCTAGCTGGTGTTTCTCTGGCTGGACTCTCAACTTCTGACGGGAGAGGGGAGAGTAGGAGGAGGGCCTGCTCTTCATCAGATCCTCAGACTGGTCCGCTCAGGACCACGCCAGGAGCTCCCAGTTCAAGCCCTGCCGGTAGCGTACCTGGAAAGGTGGCGGCccctctgcaatgcaggactGCGTCCCAGATCCGCAGCCTGAGGAGGGAGGCGGGACAGAGCAGTGAGGGCCTGAGGTGAGGTCTTAGGTCCCCAGGGCCTGGATTCCCCGGTTCCTCCCAGAGC encodes:
- the GLTPD2 gene encoding glycolipid transfer protein domain-containing protein 2; translated protein: MGVTLPGQIPRRWLHSAIPLAVFALLLVYLWARNLRCGSGTQSCIAEGPPPFQVQQQSGPLEGPEWEEPQCLGPQGMLGHMMRSFRASLNTEGDVELSQYLAGWRELVRFLTPLGSIFAFATSEASAKVTALEALVHGPQAAHYTSLGTMVAWERPEIAPPPSAKASGSVTMLLLHRALRWSQLCLHRVATGMLGGPDAGVQCSDAYGTALAPHHTWLVRQAVHLAFLAFPSRGRLLQLMCPGARETEARAALARAAGTLEDVYNRTQGLLAERGLLELAGGRKEGSTPRRRRYS